A window of Apium graveolens cultivar Ventura chromosome 8, ASM990537v1, whole genome shotgun sequence contains these coding sequences:
- the LOC141678899 gene encoding flowering-promoting factor 1-like protein 3: MSGVWVFKNGVVRLVENPGADSLDGSRHRKMLVHVASDEVITSYAVLERKLMMLGWERYYDDPDLLQYHKRSTVHLISLPKDFSKFKSMHMYDIVVKNRNVFEVRDMR; this comes from the coding sequence ATGTCTGGAGTTTGGGTATTCAAGAATGGTGTTGTTCGACTTGTGGAGAATCCGGGGGCTGACTCATTGGACGGAAGTCGCCATCGGAAAATGCTAGTCCATGTGGCGTCTGATGAAGTCATAACATCTTATGCAGTTCTCGAAAGAAAGCTTATGATGTTAGGCTGGGAAAGGTACTATGATGATCCTGACCTACTTCAGTACCACAAAAGATCCACTGTCCATCTCATCTCTCTTCCGAAAGATTTTAGCAAGTTTAAGTCCATGCATATGTATGATATCGTCGTTAAAAATCGTAATGTGTTCGAAGTTAGAGATATGAGATGA